The sequence below is a genomic window from Sander lucioperca isolate FBNREF2018 chromosome 6, SLUC_FBN_1.2, whole genome shotgun sequence.
TATTGGTAATCCATCTCCCAGCAGGGTTCTGAGTTAGTTGTCTGGTGTATGAATGAAAGTGATTAGACTGATGGTTCTAGTGCCTCAAGACGCATAACTAAGCTGGTTGATTTGTACAGATGTAGTGACGTGAAATAGAAGCAGATAAATTAATGTTGAACCCTACAAATGTTTACATGCTAAGAATGGGATGAGAAGGGGAGTGTTACCATTTAGGTTCCCGAGCTACAAAAGCAAAAGGGAAAGTCAGGAATAATTAGGAAATGAGTGTTGTATCATTGCTAAACATTTTAGACTGGAAACTGAACACCAGTCGGAGTTTAATATCTCAGAATGTGTTGTTACTGTGGTACTATTTCTGTCCTTGGCTGCTGCAACAACTGAATTTCCCCTCTGAGGATCAATAAAGCCTTATCTTATCTGATGTTACTACAGTCTCTAAGAAGAACTCTAAGAACTGCAATATTACATTTTGTCTGTGCCTCTTCAGGGGATTTTAGAATGGTGATCGGAGAAGATAAATCCAAGGTAGCAAATATCGTCAAAGACAACATTCAACACTTCCGGATTCTGTACAGCAACATCTTACGGGACTGCCCTCAAGTGGTGTACAAACCTCAACAAGGGAAACTAGAGGTAAAACATGGCCCTTTTAGTATCTCACTTGATATGTGAGCAACACAAGAGTACGTTGTGTGCTGGTTCTGCAGTTTTACCTCGTCACTCATCTTTCAATACCTGTGGGTTGAAAAAATCCTTGGGTatcaatgtaaaaaaacactCTTGAGTTTCATTCCTCAGAAGCAAAGTTTGTGGATTTAAAAGGCGCCTGCTGCATAAACTGAGTCTCAACTACAAAGTTGTACAAATACATCTGAAattgggcacctgggtagctcacctggtagagcgcgcacccatatatagagattTTCTCCTCGACGTAGCGgacgcgggttcgactccgacctgcagccctttgctgcatgtcattccccctctgtcacccctttcacatcttcagctgtcctatacaaataaaggcctaaaaatgcccaaaaaataatcttaaaaaaaaatacatctgaaataaaaaaaaaaaaaaaactcaacaggAAGATTTCCAAAAAACATACGGATTGCCATTACTGCCAAACAATTCTTACCTGTACTGCCTTTTTGAGAAATATATTATCTATGTGTCATGCCTTTTCAGTGAAACTGGCAAACGCATGTTTAAACACAGCTTTGACGTGAATAGTACAGAGTGTGCTCACAGCCTTGGTAGTAAACTTTAAATGGGGTGTGACCATACAGTCTACGGGTGTGACTGACCTGGCACTCTGCCCTGTTACCTGcattacatacagtattaaCATGTGCAACATggaaaatgtgtgcatgtgtctacgTTTGCATATTGAATAGCATGAATACATATTCCTCTCCATTTTTATTGGTTTAaggtttcatttttatttttattttaaatattattattattattagatgttACCACCACTCCCTGTTATGCCAAGGAACTACTCATCACACCATCCTGGAATAACAGGAATGAGTTTTATGTGTGTGAGTAACACATTTTGCAGTAAACAGCGCTTTGGGGAATTGTGTACTGTGAGCCTTGCGTATGGGAAATACACTTGTGCCTTTGTACGTTATTAGACAGTGCGGCCGAAGTCCCACATGCACGAACGAGCTCCAGACTCAGTACAGTTTCCCACTTTAGTGGCCATGTCAATGCAGTAACTAAATATTTTCTTACTCGTCGTTGCAAGGCTGTGATTGGTGTTTTAAATGTTGAGGTTTTAAAAACATCATCTCACCCTCTCCAATAATTCCTACATAGTTTTATTATCTTGAGATGCATTTATACAGATTCCTAATAACAATGCATAATAGTTGTGCAGCCAATATTCAgtctactgtatgtatgtatttatttatttattcttgttTGTGTGCCTGCAGGTTGACAAAAGCCCAGAGGGCCAGTTTATCCAGCTGATGGCATTGCCCCGGACCCTTCAGCAAAGGATCACAAAGCTGGTCGATCCTCCGGGGAAAAACCGAGACGTGGAGGAGATTCTACTGCAGGTTGCTCAGGACCCAGACTGTGGAGCTGTCGTACAACAAGGTTCGGATTAAAAAACGGGTTAAGGGATGTAGAAtagagggagaggcaggcagagaaAAAGGGACAGATGGACTGGGAAAAAGTCATCAGATATTGTGAGTGTGATACAGTACTTCTGAGATACTGTGCATGTTGGTTGTACAGATCAAGTCTgatatcgtgtgtgtgtggtgaataTTAAATAAGGTAGGATGATGCTCTAAATGAATACTGTTAAGAATTCATTACACCAACATATTAACAAAGCTAATATAGTGTCAAAACATGGCCAGAATGAATGTGTGGATTGATAGAAAAACGTAACACCTAGTAAATCAGATAAACAACTagtaaatgaaataaacatgtCATCCCCTTCGCACCTAAGGCCCATCAGTTCCAAGATACATCATCACTCCTGCCTTCATCAAAATCAGACCTGTAGTGTAGCAGATGTTGCAGTTTGTTGTCACTTTCAAATTTTAGGCcagtaaatgtaattttaagtACTGGAACACATTCCTCCAAAAGTATTCCACGTTGTCCTAGTGCTGTCTGAGATACAGTGTCACATTTGAATAGAAGAATATGTAACCCTTATTTGTAACACACTTGTTAGATTGATCAGTACTATTTTTAGTTTGATTGTGTAGATGTTTTACTGCCATGTTAAAGGTAATTAAGCTGATTCATAGTTTGAGATTTTATCCATAACCAAGGGATGGATAGAATGATTGGCAAACAATTAATTCTTAATTGTTACTTTTGTTGAAATTGTGTGCATATGAATCATGTGATTATATGGCCTCTACCCATAAGTAGCATATCATAACATCATATTTCAGAGTGATGACAAATTACTTGTAGTATGATTGCACGTTTGAGCATGTCTTTGTTCCTCCTCAGGTATTTCATCTATTGTGAAATACTCCAGTATAACACAGAGTATCAAAGGCATTGCTACAGCTGGTAGGTACCCTTTTCTTCGTTGTTCGATGTTTTTTGGGGGAAATCATATATACATTGTCAGGTTTTGTCAGTAAAGGCTGATGTGGTGCTCCAGATTCgtcaaaggaatagtttgacattttggggaaatACGCTTTCTTGTCGAGTTAcataagaagattgataccactctcacgtCTATATGCTAACTTTGGAGCGACAGCCACCAGCCGCTTAGCATggcatagcatagcatagcatagcataaagactggtaacggctagcctggctctgtccaaaggtaatgAAATCAGCCTACAAGCACCTAacgctcactaattaacacgttcTATCGGATTTGTTTAGTTTGTATAAAATGTGTACATGTAAAAGTGACAATTTATAGTTTTATAGGGTGTTTAGTTCAGGGTTAGGTGCTGGAAGGTGGATGTTATTACCTTTGGAAATAGTCAGGCTAACTGTTTCCACtcttgtgctaagctaagctaactggttgCTGGCTGTAACTTCATATTTACTGACGTGGTCAGAAGTGTATTCTCAAACCATCCACTGTGTATTAACAACAGTTCTAATGTAGTACCGGTAATAGTGTTCTTCTAATGTGTTTGTTAATGTTCAGTGTGCTCTGTGTCCTGGTCCTCCCCAGGCATGTGGAAGACGGTGTCATACAGCTCCAAGAAACTGATGAAGATGTGGAAGGGTTGGAGGAGGAAGCCGTCTGTCTCTCAGATGTCCTGATCCTGTCGGTTGACCAGATCTTTCATCCATCAACATCCATCCTTGATTTTTCTCTGACAAACTGTGGCTGGAAGAATCACACACTCCCCTCTGGTTATATCACTGCATAGCCTCTATGAACGGGATCACTGAGCAGTCTGTGTTTGAATAGTGTAGAACCATCTGTACTGTACAACTGCCCTTTATCATGCAATTCATGAAAGTTGTAGAAAAAAGGGTGACATTTCACGTCCCTGACTTAATTATGGTTGACATTTAATGGTACTACGGATCGGACCTTTCGGCATAATGACTACGGTGACTGGGGAGCTGCTGAATCGGCTATCTCTGGAGCCACAGCACTAAATCAGTGTGAGCACAGCATGCATCAAGTACCATAAGTATAGTCAAGAAAATACTTTGTTGTCTTCTGTCATCTTTTGAATTATGCGAGTGTTAGATCTGTGCATTTTCTTTGTGAACGGTCAGATGACGGGCAGCTAAGAGATTAAGAATGATATTTCTGTgggttattttgtttttgtgctgaGAGAGGGCTTTATTGAACTCTCTGCAGATGTGGTCTGACGTTAcatgtctctcacacacacacacacacacacacacacacactttataccCCTCTTAGCTTGCCAAAGATCTCAAATCCTTCATCTCTTTAATATCATTTTAACGGCAGTCTTGATGTTTGTACAATCTTTATGTTGGTAttcataaaataaaagataGGATCAAATTTATTTTATGATAAAATGTTCCTCATTGTTAACAGTTTATCTCTCTGTTACTTGTTACTTATTTTTATCAGCATGTCATATTAAGAACTGGAGGTCTTCAATACTTGCTGTAGTCTAATTGAATTACACAAATTGGGtttaataaacattttaatacAACAGCATCTATGattacattattttcatttgcatgaccttttttttttacattgtttaagtcaaataaaaaaaatatccaaaCTGAGTCCACATCATCCATCTGAAGTCACAACTCAAGCTTTTCCTCTAAGTTAAGTCACTGCTGCTTTGCTGACTGTCATAATACAAGAGATACTGTCTGTAACTGTATCCTCTTGCagttgtctgtttgtgttgctTTCATTGTTGGTCTACGTAATTAGGATTGCCTGGCTTCACCAAGgcttaattaataaattatgacACTGCATTTTTgcaaaataatataacaaaatgtaacaaatacaaTATTAGATTCTCTCTCGTCCTCAGTTTGTCTGCTCTACTACCCGGGGGATTAATGAAGAGCAAACTTGATTGTGAGTAAGTTACTCTtatattttattactttataattacaaaagataaatataaaatCCAACAAAATGATCATATTCATAGGCCTTTTTCTCTGCCGATATTTTGATGTTATAGcagaaaaagcacaggtgtatttcaTTAAAGTGCTcttattatgctcattttcaggttcataattgtatttagaggttatatcagaataggtttacatggtttaattttcaaaaaacaccatatatttgtgttgtactgcacattgctgcagctcctcttttcactctgtgtgttgagctctctgttttagctacagagtgaggcatctcacttctgtttccatctttgttgggagtcacacaagcacagtagctaggtaaggactactacccagacagaagcagagtatgaggacgtgccacgctagcagctaggcgagcatcataacgtgtgttacaaagtgacgcacgttcgtcactgaagtaaaggctggactacaatagagcagtttggagcagtgtgtgaacagtgttttctgttggagatggtaagtccctttggggtggactttgggctttttcactttgtaaacctataatgtgcacaaaaaagatatataacacaataaagaaaaggggaaaagccaaaaagcataatatgagcattaCTAACATTACTTATTAGTGAATTCCATTACCAGTTTCAGCTGGTATTGTGCATATTGGCTCAGTGGCATGACGCACCGTTATACCAAAATGGAACAAAGTCATCATTAAAGTTATTATTTACTCCTGTGAATTTCCTGCAAAGTCAAACATTTCAGCTCTGATAAAGCAGCAAAACAAACTAGAAAGGAcgaacaaaaaatgtatattggCCATTAAAAATAAGGTTAATCTTATAattctttctttcatttaccatcttattacaaaaataaatattcaaaaAGTATACATTTGAATGTAGTCTGTGCTGTCATAAAGATATACTGGTCCTTCATTCCATCATAATGCAGTCAGTTGTGAAATGACCAGTTACTTCCTGGTACTGCCACTTGTCTTTGTTATTCACCTTTCTATTCGCCACAACATCATGAGTCATACTTGACAATGAATTCAGTTACAGACACATGAATCATCTTAAGGTAGACTCACGTGACCTCGtgtgatttgttgttttttcatttcatatttatttgaatagggactGATACTGTGACAGACATTTCTGCAACAAATCTCCAATGTACAGCATCACAGTATTTATAGCTATTGCTAGTTTCCAATGCCCGTCCATAGTCCAACTACTAttgtaatgaatgaatgaaattactacgtacatttacatttctactccactacatttcagagggaactCTTGTATTtgtactccgctacatttatcTGACCGCTATAGTTCactttgcagattaagattttatatacaaaacagatgatcattttataaaacatacacatacacagtgaTAGAGTTGCATAGTTATAACACACTACAATGTAGTTGTAAGTATATGTTActgtttattaatgtattataaatatACTTTgtctatttatattatattactaaACCTAGAAATTATTGTAAGCTATAGCTGCTGTGTACAACTAGGCTACATTATAGTGTGTTATCTCtcatttattacattattatatagCCTATACTAGGTAGGAGACTTACTCTGTGTGGTGTATGTGTAAACatgtatacaatatatttaatgGACCTTTAATAACAACGTATGGGTATTCAGACAAACAAAAAGTTgagggttaagtgccttgctcaaaggcACTTGTAAAGGAGCTGTTAAGGGCGGGAGCTCTCCTTAATCACCTACTAAATCTTTCACCAGCTCCCTTATTAGTAAACACGGTGACAGCAGCCTAACCTTCAGAGGATGTGATGCAATGGTTAATTATCATAATATATGCTGATATCATCGCTTCAGTCCTCCAGTCAGCCAATCAGCGCGCCTCACTTTCACCACCTGCTAGGAACTGAATTCCATCATTCCAGGCATTCctgccctccctccctccctccctcccctccttctcctcctcctcctcctcttcctcgtttAGCCTACAAACAAGTTTGTCCCGACAGCTCTGCTACTATTGTCTTCCCTCGCCGTGTAACCGCagcttttgttttgtgtctctgtgggatatttatcttgtttttgtttttttttctgtgtggatATTATCATACTGGAAGATACCAAAGTGGCGCTTGAAGGAGGTATGTACTCTACTGCTAAATATGAAGTTGTGTCTGACATCGTTTCGCATTTGTAGGATTAGAGTGCGCTCTTTTTTTTCCCTACGCTGCAAACTCAGTCAGTTGTTGTGAAATATTCAGCATGAAAATGAAGACAGCGTTGTAAACACACATAAGACAGGGCTGAAATAATATCCGCTTCGTTATACGAAGGTTGACATTTCATTCACGATATAAGGCGGTACTGGCGGGTTCCCAAACTTTCTCACGCCAAGAAACCCCCTATAGCCACACGCTTTCCTCCAGGGATCTGGGGACATTTAGTTGTCTATCTGTGGAGCTGTGGGTGTAGTGGAAAAGAGTGAAACCTATCACTAAATCAAGTAGCGATACATTTCTTTCGTTATTTTGACTGGATATAGGCTACCTCCTAAAGGATCGATGAGCAAACACTAAGGCGGGCTGATGCAGCACTGGTGGGAATAAACGTGGACGCACTTGCTACTAATAATAATCGGTTTCATTTTTGCCCGAGTTGGTCGTATGAAAACTTTGTCGCCTTTCTTCACGCGCTCCACGTTGACTGTGTTGTGACGAGCTAACATGACAACAAACCTGAATTCTTTGCAGTTTAGTCTAAAGCTGTAGGAATAGTTTTTTAATGATAATCTTCCTCTAAACGATTTTTTCCTGCAGAAATGAGGGAAAGGTATCTCAGGAATGCAGAAAGAGGGAAGAGAAGCGCGCTGGAGAGTTTTTCTTCACAAAATACCTCTCATAGCACAGCACTGAAGGCTCAACACTGGAGGACAAAAATCCCCCAAAATTCATATAAATACAACAAACTATAGGATAATAAAAGTGAAGAAGTATTATCCCTAATGGAGCAATAGGCTACTACAAGTTAGAAATACTACAATACAAGTAAAGTCTTGCATTCAAacgtaagtaaaagtacagaagtattattgGCAAAGTGTAATAGGTATCAAAAGTACTGCTATGAttcaattattaattaattattaataatcaattattttgattattgtttaatgcatttttttaaatgccaaaaTGTACTGCTTCCAGCGTCTTGTCACCGTGGGAAATTATGACATTTATAGACCGAATAATTAATCCATAGTGAAAATGGTTGTTAGTTCTAGCCCTGATGTTATATCTACTATATGTGCAAATATAAAAATCAGGGAAGACTGCACTCTACTTAGGCAAAGCTCATGTTAAGCTGCATGTTTTAAGACAATGTTAAACACTGATGTGCTGATAACTTTAGCATATTTTGTTAAATGGTTAAGTagaaaaacatttatattttcCAAACTATGCTTCGCAAAAAAAGTCtcattttggtgtgtgtgtgtgtgtgtgtgtgtgtgtgtgtaccaaaaTTCAGGTATTGTATTGGTTCTGGTATTGACAGATTAAATGTTACTGCTCTATGGGGAAAAATAAGACCTAACATGCTCAACTCATAGTGAAACTTTGAAGACTGTTTGCTGGCTCCTTAATGtggataataatatatattttatatactgtattattaAGCTTTATGGGAACAATAGTGATTTTCTTTGTGATTGT
It includes:
- the tamm41 gene encoding phosphatidate cytidylyltransferase, mitochondrial isoform X2, yielding MLDFVFAVDDPVTWHTMNLLQNRKHYSILKLLGPTMISSIQNEHGASVYYNTLVPVEERIIKYGVISTESLIDDLSHWKTMYVAGRLHKPVKMMVQNENGKLRAALVANLKSAVIASFLMLPESFTEEDLFLQIAGLSYAGDFRMVIGEDKSKVANIVKDNIQHFRILYSNILRDCPQVVYKPQQGKLEVDKSPEGQFIQLMALPRTLQQRITKLVDPPGKNRDVEEILLQVAQDPDCGAVVQQGISSIVKYSSITQSIKGIATAGMWKTVSYSSKKLMKMWKGWRRKPSVSQMS